Within the Mumia flava genome, the region TCGGCACCACGGTCGCCGCGCTGGCCCTGCTGATCGACACGCCCCTCGCCTATCAGGCCGCCATGCTGTCGGTGGGCGCTCTCCTGCTGCTCGCGACGATCCCGATCGCGCGACTCCCCCGACGGGTCCCCGACCTCGCCGCACGGATGCTCGCCGACGACGACGCCGCTCCCTCGAACGACGACCCGCCGGGACGGCGGAACACCGACTCCCGGCACCCGCTGCGCGACCGCACGTACGTCACCAGCGTCGCTCTGAACTCCGTGGTCGCGATGCACTTCGGGCTGCAGACCATCGGAGTCCCCCTCTGGGTCGCGACCACGGACGCACCGAAGGCGATGGTCTCGGCGCTGCTCGTGCTCAACACGATCCTGGTCGCGTCGCTCCAGGTCCGTGCCTCGCGCGGCACCCACGACGTACGGCTGGCCGGGGTGGCGGTCCGACGCGGCGGGTGGCTGCTCGCCGCCGCGTGCCTCGTCTACGCCGGAGCGGCGTACGGGAACCTCGCGGCCGCCTGCGCGCTGCTGGTGATCGGAGCGGTGCTGCACTCGCTCGCCGAGATCCTCGCGGAGGCCGGTGGCTGGGGCATGGCGTTCGAGCTCGCCGACCCCCGGCGCGCGGGGGCCTACCAGGGCCTGACCCAGACGGGCTACGCGCTCGCGGCGATGCTCTCCCCGATCGCCGTCACCGTGCTCGCGATCCGGCACGGCACCCTCGGGTGGATCGCGCTGGCGGTCCTGTTCGCGGCGGCGGGAACCGGAGCGGCGGCTCTGGCGCGACAGGCGGCGTCCCGACCCGCGTCGGCGCGGCACCCCGATCCGGTGACGACCGCGGCCTAGCGTGGAGGCGTGGAGCACCGGGCCCGCGGTTCCGGACCGACCCGGCAGCCGCGGTCGCGTCGGCGCCGGGCGCTCACCGCACGCGCCGCCTCGCTCGACCTGAGCCGCCGCGGGGTCGTACTCGTCGCCGGCGGAGTCGCCGGCGCGTGTGCCTGGGCCGACATCGGGCTGACCGGTCGGCTGGGGTGGTTCTTCGACGTCATGTTCGTGCTCGTGTCGATCACGAACGCACTCGCCGCCGGCGCGGACGCGCTGTACGTCCCGATGATCACGCCGCCGCTGGTGATGCTCGGGGTGCTCGGCATCGTCGCCGCCGTCGCACCGTCGGCGATCGACGAGCCCGGAAGCCCTCCGGACGCGTCGTGGGTCCAGCTGGTCGTCGTCGGGCTGATCGCGCACGCGGTCGCACTCGCGATCGGCTACCTCGCCGCGCTCGGCACGGTCGGCTGGCGTCGCTCCTGACAGCTCCCGCCCGACCCTGATTCGTCGAGTTCCGGTCGGATTCGGGGCGCCGGATCGCGCCGCAACTCGACGAATCGGGCACGGATCCGGCTCAGCCGTTCACCCGGCTCCCGACGTCGTGGACGACGACCACGTCGGGACTCCAGCCGAGCAGCTCGTCCACGTCCGCCTGGAGCGCGTCGACAGGCGGAAGCTCGTCCGGGCTGCGGACCTCGATGATCGGCCGGTGCGCCTGCCAGCCGACGTCGACGATCTCCGCGGAGGGCGTGTCGGCGAGCCAGATCTCAGCCGCTTCACGCACCTGGCGCTCCCACAGGTTCGTCAGGGTGTTGCCCGTGATCGGGATCGCCACGAGCGCCACGCACACGGCCAGGAGCCCGTAGACGCGCAGACGTGCGCGGCGGGTCCCCCCGGCCTCCTCAGCGAACCCGGCGGCGGTCAGGACGACCATCGCCGCGATCACGAGGGCGGTCACGTTCGAGACGAACAGCACGAGCGCCCCGAGCGCGAGCGCTGGGGACCCGGTCCCGAGACAGACACCGACCACGCCGAGCGGCGGCACCAGCGAGATCGCGATCGCGACCCCGGGGAGGACGTCACCGACATCCTTGCGCGTGATCGCGACGGCTCCGACGAACCCGGTCGCGATGGCGGCGATCAGGTCCGGTACGCGCGGTGAGGTGCGGCCGGTGACCTGCGAGTTGCCCAGCACGGAGGCGGGGTCGAGCACGATCAGGGAGAGCACCACGCCGAGCACGATCACCACCGCCGCCCCGATCACGACGGTGACGAGCGAACGCCAGGCCAGCCCGCCCTGGCCGGTGACGACCCCGAGCCCGATGCCGAGGATTGGGGTGGAGAGCGGGGCGACGATCATCGCGCCGATCACCGTCGCCGTCGAGTCGCCGATCACGCCGGCGATCGCGATCACACCCGACAGCGTGAGCATCAGCCAGAACGCGGAACGCTTCGCTCGCGCGTCGCCGGCGGTCAGGTCGAGCCGGTCGGTGAGGTCGTCGAGACTGACGCGCTGGGAGGTCGGGACCAGGCGGTGGAGCATCACGGCCCCCCGAGACGCCGCAGCGGGCCACCGGCCCGAAGGCCCGTGACCCGCTGCGCGCGATCCACTGCGAAGACCTCAGCCGGTCAGCGGCCCATCGCCTTCGCCTTGAGGTGGTCGAACTCGTCCTGGGTGATCGTGCCGGCGTCGAGCAGCGCCTTCGCCGAGGCGATCTCGTCGGCGGGACTCTGTCCGGCGACCTGCTGGATGTAGGAGTCGGTCGCGTCCTTCGCCTGCTGCGCTGCGGCCATCTGCCGACGCGCCATCCCCGGACCGCGGGCGATCAGGTAGACCAGTGCGGTCAGGAACGGGACCACGATCAAGAAGAACACCCACACGGCCTTCCACCAGCCGCTGAGCTCGTGGTCGCGGAAGAGGTCGGTGATGATCTGGAACAGGACGATCAAGTAGGCCACGAAGAGGAAGGCCCAGATCATCAGCCAGAAGAAGTCCCAGAAGTCGTCCATTGAACGTGCCTTTCGAGCAGGGGTTATGGCGGCCATCCGGGAGATGACCGGCCCGATAGTCGTGCAGGCAGCAGCCTAGTGGTTCCCGTCTGCACGGACTCCGCTTGTGCCCAGATCGGGGTGTCGAGTCACACGAAGGTGGTGACCGGCGCGTAGTCGGTACGGCGCTCCCGGACCGGCCGCCCGATCCCCTCGGCGATCGTGCGCAGCTCCTCGACCGTCTTCGCCGATCCGTGCTGCGACCCCGCCATCCGGCTGATCGTCTCCTCCATCAGGGTGCCGCCGAGATCGTTCGCTCCACCGGTCAGCATCGAGCGGGTCCCCTCGACCCCGAGCTTGACCCACGAGGTCTGGATGTTGTGGATGCGACCGTGCAGCATGATCCGGGCCAGCGCGTGGACCGCGCGGTTGTCGCGCATCGACGGTCCCGGCCGCGCGACCCCGGCGAGGTAGATCGGCGCGTTCGTGTGGATGAACGGGAGCGCGACGAACTCGGTGAACCCACCCGTACGGTCCTGCACGCCCGCGAGCGTACGAAGATGACCGACCCAGTGCCGCGGGTTGTCGACGTGACCGTACATCATCGTGGACGACGAGCGGATGCCGAGCGCGTGCGCCGTCTCGACGACCTCGATCCACTGCGCGGCCGGCAGCTTCCCCTTCGTCAGCACCCACCGGACGTCGTCGTCGAGGATCTCCGCGGCCGTCCCCGGGATGGTGTCGAGGCCGGCCTCCCCGAGCTCGGTCAGCCAGTCGCGCACGGACCGGCCGGCCTTCGCCGACGCCGTCACGATCTCCATCGGGCTGAACGCGTGCACGTGCATCTCCGGGACCGCGGACTTCACCGTACGGACGATGTCGGCGTACGCGGACGGGCCGAGGTCGGGTGAGATCCCGCCCTGCAGGCACACCTCGGTCGCTCCGAGCGCCGCGGCCTCCCGGACCCGGTCGCCGATCTGGTCGAGCGAGAGGGTGTAGGCGTCGGCGTCGGACTTGCGCTGCGCGAACGCGCAGAACCGGCAGCCGACGTAGCAGACGTTGGTGAAGTTGATGTTGCGGTTCACGACGTACGTCACGTCGTCGCCGACCGTCTCGCGACGCAGGTCGTCGGCCAGGCGGCAGACCGCGTCGAGCGCCGGGCCGTCGGCGGTCATCAGGGCGAGGTACTCGTCGTCGGACAGGCCGGCCGGGTCCCGCTCGGCGTGCGCCAGCGCCGTGCGGACGTCGGACTCGATCCGCGACGGCACGGTCGGGAGCCCGAGCGGCTCCGAGGTCCGCGACGCGTGCTCACGGACCTCGTCCCAGTCGCCGTAGACGCCGGAGTAGTCGCTGCGCCGGTCGGACGTACGGCCCGTCGTGTCGACCTCGACGTGCAGCTCGGTGCGACCGGAGGCCTCCAGCGGGTCCTCGGGATCCTGCCAGGGACGTCCGACGACCGCGGCGCCGGCGTCCGCGAGGCCGTCGGGGGACGCGAGTGCCGAGACGTGCGGGATCAGCCGCGAGTCGAACCACGGCCGCTCACCCGACAGGGTCTCCCGTACGAACCGCGGGTGTGCCGTCAGCCGCTCGGCGAGCCGCAGGCCGGCGTCGGCGGTCCAGGCGGCGAGGTCGTCGATCTGCGGCCACGGACGCTCGGGGTTGACGTGGTCCGGCGTGAGCGGCGAGACCCCGCCCCAGTCGTCGACTCCCGCGGCCAGCAGCGGGCCGATCGAATCGGGGTCGGACAGGTTCGGGGGTGCCTGGAGCGTGACGCCGGGACCGAGCACGACCCGGGCCGTGGCGATCGTCGCGAGGTACTCCTCGACGCCGAGGTCCGCCTCGTTGCGCATCGCGGTGTCGTCCTTGGCGCGGAAGTTCTGGACGATCACCTCCTGCACCGACCCGTACGTCCGAGCGACCCGGCGCAGCGCGAGCAGTGCGTCGGCGCGCTCGGCCACGGTCTCGCCGATCCCGACGAGCACACCGGTCGTGAACGGGATGCCGATCCGGCCGGCGTCCTCCAGGACCCGCAGGCGCACCGCGGGCTCCTTGTCGGGCGAGGCGAAATGCGGGTTGCCCGGCTCGGACCACAGCCGCTCCGACGTCGTCTCGAGCATCATCCCCATCGACGGCGCGACCGGGCGGAGCCGCTGGAGCTCCGCCCACGACATCACGCCCGGGTTGAGGTGCGGCAGCAGACCGGTCTCCTCCAGCACCCGGACCGCCATCGCCCGGACGTAGGACAGGGTGTCGTCGTAGCCGTGCTCGTGCAGCCACTGCTCGGCCTGCGGCCAGCGGTCCTCCGGACGGTCACCGAGGGTGAACAGCGCCTCCTTGCAGCCCGCCGCGGCACCCTGGGCGGCGATCGCGAGGATCTGGTCCGGGGACAGGAACGGCTGCTCGACACGGTTGGGCGTGGTCGCGAACGTGCAGTAGTGGCACCGGTCGCGGCACAGTCGCGTGACCGGGATGAACACCTTGCGGGAGTACGTGACGACACCGGGCCGACCCGCCTGGACCATGGCGGCGTCGCGGACCCGGGTCGCGACGGCGTTCAGCCGCTCCAACGCCTCCCCGCGGGCGGACAGCAGGGCGACGCACTCGTCGTGGTCGAGGGACTTGCCGGACTCGGCGCGTACGAGCGCCCGGGCGATCTCGCGGTCGGTGCTCATGATCGCCCCATCGTAGACAGCGCTCGCGCTGTCCGCGGCGACGTCCCCCGCGTCTCGTCAGACGGTCGGGCGGCGTCTCGTCAGGCGGGCTGTCCGGCGGCGCGCAGGTCGCGGCGCAGCTCCGGCGGGAGCGCGAAGATCAGCGACTCCTCGGCCGTGTGGACGGCGCGCGCAGCCGGGAAGCCCCGCTCGTTCAGGAAGGACGTGACGCCCTCGACGAGCTCCTCGGGAACCGAGGCGCCGGAGGTCACCCCGACCCGCTCGACGCCCTCGAGCCACTCCTCGCGGATCTCGGTCACGTCGTCGACGCGGTACGAGGCCTTGGCACCGGCCTCGAGCGCGACCTCGACGAGGCGGACGGAGTTCGA harbors:
- a CDS encoding MFS transporter, with protein sequence MIETFFPRDPVARALTRTTMAFALSSGVFYTVSALYFTRVIGLTPTTVGLGLGIAGGAAVAASYGAGWLSDRTGAHRVQVWATALQGLAILAYVGARDVWSFTVVAVIALVARASQGTARQALLARWYTGADRVTVRARMRVVTNVFIGLGTTVAALALLIDTPLAYQAAMLSVGALLLLATIPIARLPRRVPDLAARMLADDDAAPSNDDPPGRRNTDSRHPLRDRTYVTSVALNSVVAMHFGLQTIGVPLWVATTDAPKAMVSALLVLNTILVASLQVRASRGTHDVRLAGVAVRRGGWLLAAACLVYAGAAYGNLAAACALLVIGAVLHSLAEILAEAGGWGMAFELADPRRAGAYQGLTQTGYALAAMLSPIAVTVLAIRHGTLGWIALAVLFAAAGTGAAALARQAASRPASARHPDPVTTAA
- a CDS encoding DUF6542 domain-containing protein yields the protein MEHRARGSGPTRQPRSRRRRALTARAASLDLSRRGVVLVAGGVAGACAWADIGLTGRLGWFFDVMFVLVSITNALAAGADALYVPMITPPLVMLGVLGIVAAVAPSAIDEPGSPPDASWVQLVVVGLIAHAVALAIGYLAALGTVGWRRS
- a CDS encoding TIGR00341 family protein — its product is MLHRLVPTSQRVSLDDLTDRLDLTAGDARAKRSAFWLMLTLSGVIAIAGVIGDSTATVIGAMIVAPLSTPILGIGLGVVTGQGGLAWRSLVTVVIGAAVVIVLGVVLSLIVLDPASVLGNSQVTGRTSPRVPDLIAAIATGFVGAVAITRKDVGDVLPGVAIAISLVPPLGVVGVCLGTGSPALALGALVLFVSNVTALVIAAMVVLTAAGFAEEAGGTRRARLRVYGLLAVCVALVAIPITGNTLTNLWERQVREAAEIWLADTPSAEIVDVGWQAHRPIIEVRSPDELPPVDALQADVDELLGWSPDVVVVHDVGSRVNG
- a CDS encoding SHOCT domain-containing protein → MDDFWDFFWLMIWAFLFVAYLIVLFQIITDLFRDHELSGWWKAVWVFFLIVVPFLTALVYLIARGPGMARRQMAAAQQAKDATDSYIQQVAGQSPADEIASAKALLDAGTITQDEFDHLKAKAMGR
- a CDS encoding bifunctional FO biosynthesis protein CofGH, with amino-acid sequence MSTDREIARALVRAESGKSLDHDECVALLSARGEALERLNAVATRVRDAAMVQAGRPGVVTYSRKVFIPVTRLCRDRCHYCTFATTPNRVEQPFLSPDQILAIAAQGAAAGCKEALFTLGDRPEDRWPQAEQWLHEHGYDDTLSYVRAMAVRVLEETGLLPHLNPGVMSWAELQRLRPVAPSMGMMLETTSERLWSEPGNPHFASPDKEPAVRLRVLEDAGRIGIPFTTGVLVGIGETVAERADALLALRRVARTYGSVQEVIVQNFRAKDDTAMRNEADLGVEEYLATIATARVVLGPGVTLQAPPNLSDPDSIGPLLAAGVDDWGGVSPLTPDHVNPERPWPQIDDLAAWTADAGLRLAERLTAHPRFVRETLSGERPWFDSRLIPHVSALASPDGLADAGAAVVGRPWQDPEDPLEASGRTELHVEVDTTGRTSDRRSDYSGVYGDWDEVREHASRTSEPLGLPTVPSRIESDVRTALAHAERDPAGLSDDEYLALMTADGPALDAVCRLADDLRRETVGDDVTYVVNRNINFTNVCYVGCRFCAFAQRKSDADAYTLSLDQIGDRVREAAALGATEVCLQGGISPDLGPSAYADIVRTVKSAVPEMHVHAFSPMEIVTASAKAGRSVRDWLTELGEAGLDTIPGTAAEILDDDVRWVLTKGKLPAAQWIEVVETAHALGIRSSSTMMYGHVDNPRHWVGHLRTLAGVQDRTGGFTEFVALPFIHTNAPIYLAGVARPGPSMRDNRAVHALARIMLHGRIHNIQTSWVKLGVEGTRSMLTGGANDLGGTLMEETISRMAGSQHGSAKTVEELRTIAEGIGRPVRERRTDYAPVTTFV